CCGGCCTGAAATAGTAACGCAGCCAGCGGACAGACTGTtttattatctctctctctcccaattTGAGCCAACTGGGATCACTTCTggttttgtgtaaaaaaaagaaaaagaaaacaactgtttattttgtgtgtgtgtgtgtgtggattaatGTTGAGCAGCAGGACAAAGATGATCGCTGACCTATATGTCAGACTGTGGCTGGACATTGTGAAACTCATTGATTTAATATCACGTGATTACTGATCATTAATATACAGGCACCTGCATAAAGTTGTAAAAAGTGCATACAGCTTTAACTgccttgtttgtttatttatttttcctgcaaAGTCCTTTGCAATagccagttattcatatgtatgtAGAGCAACAATACACCACGCATACATAGGGTTGTTTTTAATTGTAAATCTtgtttaattcaattaaatgcaTTAACTTTATTTCAAATAAACACATTGTCAATGTGCATCAAGCACCACGATCTATTTAGTGCAGTAAATGCATATGTCTCCCAAATCGGTTTAAAATAAGTGCATTTAAATtattacaaataatgataatatttaTTAAAGTCAAAGTCGTCTTTATTCTCAATTTTCCATTTTTGGAAACATACAGAAGGTCGAAAGTATGTTTATAGGCATGTGATTTAAAGCTTCCAATGTATTTCGCAACAATTAAGTGAAAAAAAGATGATCTTATATTGCTCTTTTGTGATTTAACAGAGAGCTGAGACTTTGCAAGCATGGACGTGGTGTCGCCAGAGCTCAACAGCCTCCTTCCTGATGAGATCATGGACACTGAGGCCATAGAGGACATCCCTCGATCCCAACCAGACGTCCAGTCGGTGCCCAGCGATGACGCACCGGTTCCGATGGAAACGGATACGCCCGTGGCTTCGGAACATTTGAGCCTCTGTTCAAATGCCCATTCGGCAGAACACACCAAGGCCCTCGCCACCGTCACGGCACTCGGCATCGGCTCCGGAAGTCAGCTTCCCGCCTCAATTTCCAGCACTTTGCCATCCCTTCTCACCCTCAAACCAGCCGTGGCTGCCTCCATAGCCACGACCAAAACTACGGACAGTTTGAGCGGGTCTAGTTTCTCGACGGGCGGGTTACAGAGGCTCACGGCTCCGTTCACCATCTCTGCCGCGAACCACCAGTTCATTCTCAACAAGGTGGCCTCATCTCAAGCCACGGAAGCGGCGAAGTCTGCAGGCATCTCGCCCCAGATCATCAAGCAGGAAGGACAAAAACTTTTGGTCACAACCATAGGAAAGTCGGGGCAGCCGATAGTGTTGCAGTTGCCGCACGCGGGAGGCAAGCCGGGCATTTCACAGACATTCGGAGAAAACAAATGTCAAGCGCAGCAGTTTAAAGTGGTGACGATCGGTGGGAGGTCGGAGCTGAAGCCGATGGTGGTGGGTGCTGGGAACCAGTTGACGACAATACAGGCCCAGCAGTTGAAGACCGTACAGGTGACATTGACTGTTTTGTATTATTGTGCAACATTTAAACATATAATGTTGGAAGCGTGTGATAACCTGCGACATATTAGTgttaaattaaacacatttctaaaacaacttttatttttGCTTGCTGTTAACAAACTTTTCTTTATAAAAACACAACTGGCTTTAATAGATGTGATTTCCATCCAGTGGCCTGTCCATCAAGTATATTTTGATATCTGATGGTTGAATCCATGCAGCTCTGCTGAGTCAGCGCTCCTGCTGGTATCGGCAGATCGGAAAGACAAATACAGCGCTTTAGTTACACCTGGGTTTCTATTTAAAGCACAGTTTGGTGTTTGTAGAAGAGATGAATGAGTATATTAATAATCATAAAGTACTGTGTAACCTCACTGACCAAACGAGTAAACAATCAAAAAACTTTCAATTTATTTCTCATCATGGCGTTGTGGCTCGATGACATGTGGAGTTTTTCAGAAGAGGATGACATGGGGAACACAAAATGCTCCATAGAGCGATACACGTGCACAAAGCTGTATTATTGGTAAACAGGAGCTGGCGGAGTTTATTAAACTCGGCAATCTAAATAATTGAGTAATACTTGAGTCTTTAAATTAAGTTCTTCAATGTAGGACAttgtttcatttgtttattttataatgGATAGATTAGTAGATATTGTAAAAGACATATTTATGTTAAAATATACATGAACATAATTCGTTATGTCGGGTATCAGTTTGCCCTCTTATGGacaaaaaatgattttttttttaaagaaatagtcTATCAgcaattttcctttttaaaattaaGCGCTGGTGCTGAAATGGTTATAAATGTACATAAACATTAATTAATATCTCTACAGATTGCTACGAAAACTCCAGTATCCTCCGCTGCACCAATCAAGTTTATCATCACAAAAACTATTAACAACAAAGGTCTATGTCCTCAGACGTCGGTGTCTCCTGTTATCGCGGGTGAGTTTGTTTGCATTATTGTTGTGTGATTATTGGATGCTGACAGCAGCGTAGAAGCttttaacctttttaaattCCATTTCGGCTGCAATTTCGCCAATATTTCCTCAAATCTCGTGCCATGTGTTTGCAGGTCGGGTCCTGACGCAGACTCCCTCGAGGACCATCACTCTGTCTGAGCCCCACAACTCTAACTTACAATGTATCTCCGGCAAAAAGATTGCCATTTCACCCCTTAAGACTCCCAGTAAGGTAAATCCATCAGATCCGAGAACGAGAATTACAAACGGTTAATTGTCGAGTGCGTTTCCACGAACACAAAACCTGGCTTAGTGATCAGTGCGAGacaataaacttaattgaaaaaataattatgTTATTAATGTAAAAAAGCCTTTCTCTTGTGTTGGCGAAGTTTTTAACACTTTCAGTTTAATTAAACATTGAGAACATGCAGGTGCCTAGAAAAACCATCGACGCAGGTTTGTTTGTAACCTTTTGACTTGTTGAAGCAATAACCTCAACAACGTCCCATTAAAGAGTCAGTCAtgtgcattctggattcattacaaatcaacaaatacaagccttttatttaatattgctgattattttattaagaaaactctaaaattatctcataaaattttaatatttcctcagaccaagtaaaaagatttataacagctgagtgtttgtcaggtgtttagttaattagacaattcaagtgatttgtttaataccctactagtatactttttcatgatattctaatatttagagataggatatttgagttttcttgtaAGTAATAACAAtcatcaataataaataataaaggcttgcaatatttattgatttgtaatgaataaagaatgcatataaatattatatatatatataaaaaaataaagaactatatatatattctaattttctgagacagtcctgtatgtttatttatatataatgtttatttattcatctatgtttatttatatatatatatatttataatataacacGATTGTAATGctccatttttatatatttatttattaacgaTTGTAATGCTCGAGTAGTTTAAGTCTTTATTTTATACATGCGATTAGTATGCTGTTGATTAACATTTTATTTGCTCCTGGCTGTACAATAAGCCACCATAAACTTTTAAAGTATAAAAGGCCTAGTCCTGCAAAAATACCTATAGTATGATGGcagattaatttttttatgctGTGATTTTTGGTCGCGTCGCCCAGCACTACCTCCAGCTTCTCAACGCCCTAGTTTAAGCTGTTTTGTGAGTGTTTTTTCATGTACCTCTCAGTGGTCAGACGGATCTCCCCTTGTCCGTCTCTGCCAGGTGACGGTGGTGTCCGTGGCTTCCCCGACCTCCAACGCCTCGCACAAGTCGCTGACGGTCAACGTAGCACTTGGCCAGCAGATCCTCACAGTCCAGCAGTCCACATCTGCATCTCCAGTCAAGCTGACCACCAGCCACCCCACCACACAGGTACGACCAGGGCCGGTCACCGTTTATTGTGCGCTGGAGTGTGTAACCGATGACGGGGAGGTGCGTGCCGATACCGTTGGACGACTTATTTGGTGAACTAATTGGTGATTCCTCTTCTTATTTTTCATCATCTATcaattcttttcttcaaatcgttttgtttatttcaatatttttttaaatcaaaatatgaGTAAAACATAGACATTTTACGATTaaataaaagcagcaaatcctctCTCCCAACACTGCgatcacaccaaaagtgtttcAAATATCACACTTTTCCACTCGTGAGTTTATTCGCCCACTGTTTGTGGTTTATTTACTTCATTTGCActttagagggggcgtggcttatcttaTCTTGAACCGTTGTcgtttccgccatccaccacggaagaaataaccactatttctgctttatacttgttgtggacatcccacaaacgtgggctcacacagctcggtgactttcaccgactattTATGAATGACTGCCGTTGGACGTCAATATTTCCTTCATTCGCATCCATTACGTGTCCGTGCATCGACTTTTCGTGAGATCTACTCGCGTGAAAAATTCTcaccgcttttggtgtgaacgcagctttagcGTCTGGATCCAGAGAATATTTGGCTTGCCGTTTGTTTTAAAAGAGACGGAAGTGATTTAATCATTAATCCATCTATTTATGGATTTATTGACTTCTAAGTTTACTCTGTGGGTCAGCCGTAGATAATGGTTAATGGATTTAACGATACAGTTCGCACATGACGGCGGCACGATCGAGAGTTCACGTGAAAAAATCGGCAAAATAATCTGTTTGTTTGTCGCCTTGAATTAGATTTAACTGATCAAACGGGCGTCCTCTTTACGTGCGTTACATCGTGCTCTGAAGTTGCCTCGCTACCGAGAAGAGAGCGCATCTTGTTTACAGAGCATAATTTATATGGTGTGCAATCCAACGCTGGTCTTCATGAGGTTCCTCATTGCGTGAAAAATGGACGTCGTTGCTCTCGTCCTTATCTCGTTATTATGAAAGAACATTGTGGAACAATTTCTTGTTCGTGACTTTGTGAAAGTTCTCTGACATGCTGAGATTTAACTCAAATGTACTTTCATATAAAGTTTCTGTCACTTCGACTTAAAACCTCCGTCAATCATTTCTCAGAACATTAAACCCATGCAGTCTGTGACCATGGGGGGGGTCGGCGGCTCCCAGTTCAAGACCATCATCCCGCTGGCCAGCCAGCCCAACGTGCAGCAGATCCAGGTCCCGGGCAGCAGGTTCCACTACGTCCGCCTCGTCACGGCGACGACGGCGAGCGGCTCGGGGCACCTCGGCGTTCCCAGCACCAGCTCCATACAGACAGGTGACCCCTTTTTTTCATGGTTTCCACGGTAACGACAGGTGGATTGGAAGCTTTTTCAGCTGCAACGTAACTCTTCTCGATGTCACATAGCCAAACCCATGGTGGTCAGTACCGGAGCGGTCAGGATGTCCGTGCCCATCGTCCCAGCACAGACCATCAAGCAGGTAACGGCTGGTTTTTCATCATTGATCCATGTTATGTTTTTACGCCCGACTCGGCTAGCAATCTGAATAGTTTCTATAATAAATATCGATGCTTGTCTTTCACGTGTTGTCCGATGTGTCCTGAGCTGCGTTCATGGCTTGTATCTCCTGCAGATGGTGACGAAGCCCTTGACGTCGGCCACGGTGATGACCACCACCCAGACTCAGCAGCGGCTCATCATGCCCGCCACGCCGCTACCGCAGATCCAGCCCAACTTCACCAACCTCCCCCCTGGCACCGTTCTGGCTCCAGCTCCAGGAGGAGGGAACGTGGGCTACGCAGTCGTGCCGGCACAATACGTCACACAGGTGAGTaggaatgcccccccccctccccatctggGTCGAAACGAGACCGGTTCTAAAGTAACCGTAAAGTTTGTAATGTTAGTGGTTCTGTTACCAGCACTTTAGAGATTACAGAGTGAGATGTCCTcgtttctctgtctctttgtgcttTATtctgagacgcacacacacacacacacgcacacgcacacgcacacacacacacactctctctcacgatGGCAGAGAGGAAACAAAGATCCAAAGTGAAGCTACGTTTGACTGAAAAGTAGATGCTGAGAACAACAAGCAGATCGTCAATCCGTGACGTCGTCACAAGATGAGGGAGAATCATCGAGATCATTGATGATTTTTTATGAACTTTGAACTTTTTGAGTTGCTGTTTGAGAATAACAATGTTGCATCTTTTCTTCATTCCTTTCTCTCCTGTAGCTCCAGCAGACGCCATTCGTGACGCTCGCCAGCAGCTCTGGCTTCCCTGCGTCCACCGGCATCCAGACTCAGGCCAGATTGCCACTCAATGGGTAATGAAGGCAGTTCGTATGTCACTGACCAACCTAGTCGTTTGTCtattaaacattattttttaatgaaagaaaaCGATTCTTTGCTTACTTGGAAAATGGGCATGATATATTCAACAGTCTGTATTTGCCAAAACTAATACGACACTAAAGTTTCTCTTAGTAAATGTTGCATTTACCTGTAATGCAAATAATTAAAGGACCTTTTAACTGGTTATAAAACATATCACCTCTATGTGACCTACGTGAGAGGAGATTGGCTTCTCTTGATGCTCGTCATCGGGTCCGATTCCCTGTGACATTGGGCAAAGTAATTTATGATGCGACAGAGTGGGACATACTGTCCGACCCTCGGGTAGTAAAGACCCCGCTGCAGTAAAATGAAAGGTTTTCTAAaagggagtgtggcagctgcaGAGCTTTACTTGTGGAAACACTACCGCTCTTGTCCACAGGGGTCGCCAAAACTAACACAAATTAAATTGAAAGTTCCTTGTGCTTTAATAAGGTACCCATTCTTTACACATGCCCCTccacctcttttctctccctccaccttccTTGTCTCCCTCTGAAAATGTAAAGCTCATGAAAATCccacttaaaataaatatataataatatgataaaCAAAAGAGTatgccgtttaaaaaaaaaaaaaagtagaactTTTATGCAAAGTGATTGgttgaacatgttttatttattttaatccaaATTATGTATTCATTGGCTCGCAGCTTGTCACCAGCCGAAACGACCTCAAGACCGAGGAAACCGTGCAACTGCACTAAGTCACAGTGCCTCAAGCTGTAAGTAGGATTTAGACCCGTTGACCTTCTTGCTGGTTTTTACATGTATTTCTATGTCAGTCCAtctctgtttgtgtttgagGAGCACCggcttgtgtttttcttcccttAGATACTGCGACTGCTTTGCAAACGGAGAGTTCTGCAATAATTGTAACTGCAACAACTGCTTCAATAACCTGGAACACGAAACGGAGCGTCTCAAAGCTATCAAGGTGAGGTCGGAGGCGTTTGTGGAACGGGTCGTTCGCGTTTGTGTCCCTGTAACACGGATGAGTCACAGGTGGAAAtggcatttttcttttctttttctgcacaGACGTGTCTGGACCGAAACCCAGAGGCCTTCAAACCCAAAATTGGTAAAGGCAAAGAGGGAGAGTCGGACCGTCGACACAGCAAAGGCTGCAACTGCAAACGGTCGGGCTGCCTGAAGAACTACTGCGAGTGTTACGAGGTGAGTTCTCACTCACGGCTTTGTAgttttcaaaaaatatatatatatattcattttgattttacaaattaacaagacaggactttgAGGATACAATagaaaaggaaaggagaaataaaatggtaaagaacaacaacaaaacagacaaaaaataaattacaaaaattaaaaaaccacagcaaataatCCATTAGCACATCACCAGTCTGACATAAGTACTATGGTTCTGTCATAGCTACCAGTGTTTTAAATTCCAacccggaggggtccaccatgTCTGAGACCGGTTTCCATATCTTGACAAACTCCTTGACATTGTCATAGAGGCTGTGGGtctctgtgttgtttttttaccgttATTTACACGTGTgattttcctttcctttccccctCCGCAGGCGAAGATCATGTGCTCGTCCATCTGCAAGTGCATCGGCTGCAAGAACTTTGAGGAGAGCCCTGAGAGGAAGACGCTGATGCACTTGGCCGACGCGGCGGAGGTGAGGGTGCTGCAGCAGACCGCCGCCAAGACCAAGCTGTCGTCGCAGATCTCAGACCTGCTCATGAGGACGACGCCGGTCATCTCGAACGGAGGCGGGAGGTACCGTGACGCTTCCCTCTACAACACGAGTTGCACTTGAGGTCGAATCATTTGCATTATTATAAGGAGGATACATTTAAGTTAATCTGCTGATTAGTTTGTGTTGGTCTCTGTGTAGTCGCCGTATTTATGGGCTCCAGCAGTGATGGAAGCCTAACGCCCTGGCGAACGCGCTCATATTCAGCACTTTTCCAGCACAATGCTACGACAAATACGACGAATTTGTCGACTCGGACACAAAGCCTGTCCGTCTACGTCCGAGCAGCTCAAACACGGTCTCCGAAAAGTCGGCGCAGAgtttgaaagaaagacaaaagtaACGGATATATAAAACCGTGATATTTTTTATGGTTTACTAATGTTTAGTGGACGTGTTTGTGCGTGACACACCAGGCAAATAAGTTATACTTTTAGTATCTAGCAATAGCAAAATAGACTTATCGCCTATTTTTTGCAGATTTTCCTGtgtttggaagaaaaaaatgcaaatatgcACTATTTTTGGTGGAAGAAGTTTATTTatcctaataataatataataattatagccAGGGTGTAACGTTAACTTTTAAAACTTTCCATCAGCTTTTGGTTGCAACGTTTAGTCACTTTATATTTTAAGTAGTAGTAGTTACTATGCAGTTATATGTCAGTTTAATAATGCCAACATGActttaccctcctgttaccttagggtcaatttgaccccattcaatgtttaacgtcggtgttctttggggtcaatttgaccccaggctgtttttcactgtcaaacatataagaaatatcaacttttttatatatttaaagggctatttaggtagtcaacaaacaaacataaagtacctcacacttaaacttggaaaacaatattaattctaataattttctggaggttttaattgctggggtaaacttgaccccaagggtaaaatataaaggtaacaggagggttaaacattgaatggggtcaaattgaccctaaggcaacaggagggttaaaagaaaaaaagttattttgtaGAATGCGTTATCTATTATTTCACCGAATTTTAATCTTAAGTGTCATCAGTCAACATTTCGTTGTATACAAAACCCCAGCTGTTGTGTTCCTCACAGCTGAATCGGACTTGATAAGTCCTTGTTTCATGAATATGAGTTTACAGTTGATTACAATTCCTCCTGGGCTTTATGGCTTTTTGCCCGTTTCACTTTGTATTTGCACGCCCTCTTGTGTTTGGAAGAATAATTCCCGTCGATCCCAAACAGCCGAGAACATGAAGGGTGGTGTGTTTTCTGTCTGAACGCCCTCGCTCTGCTCCGCCCGCAGGTTGCCGTACACGTTCGTGACGAAGGAGGTGCTGGAGGCGACGTGCGAGTGCCTGATGGAGCAGGCCAAGAAGGCGGAGCAGGCTCACCAGCCTCAGGTGGAGGCGGAGCGGATGATCCTGGAGGAGTTCGGACACTGCCTCATGAGGATAATCAGCTCCGCGGGGAAAGCCAAAGCCGACTGCGCCTCCATCAACTGCTAAGTCGGGCACTCTGGCAATCTCCACCCTCTGACTTAACCTCCCTGCTGCGTGGGAGGGGGGCGGTGGGGGCCGGGAGGCAACGGATCCCTCTCCGTCTCCGACCCCCGGGGTCTCTCTCCTGCAGGGAAACGGGTCGTCCCTCTTCATGAAAAGGTGGAACAATGGCCTGAAAGTAGATTCCCCCCTCGCCTGAGGCCAGCTGGAATAACAAACACGGAACGGACGTTTGCAAACGGACAAATGGACAGAGCTCCCCGCCTCTGACGGACCCTCGATCACCTGGCTGTGACGGACAGAACCGACTGAACAAGGTAGCGCAGGGATTCCTTCGCTTCTATTTCCCCCACAGGGCTCTTATCAAATctgtttgtgttcttttattttattcttttttcccccttacaCGTCTGTAATTTCCATGTCATGATTTGTGCTTGCAGTAGACAAACGGTATcttttgatatttatttttgacacgTATAAATGTGTGGCTTATAGTGCTGCGAACTGATAATTATTAACCGAGGCTAGGTGACGTTTCTTTCaatgaaaaggaggagaaaaacaaacgcacacacagcaCTGCTCACAATAGCTTGAAGATGGCTGGATCGGTGGAGGTACGCATTTCTTCTGGTGCTGCTTTCTGTTACGTgtgcgattttttttttttttttttttttttgaacgCAATGAATGGAAAAAACAATGATGCCCCCGGGGGCAGACAAGGGAGATGACTTCTGTTTTTGACGTTTCACAGCCAGGAAAAGCAAAGCGGTCCATTTATGACGCTTTCTTTTGCATGTGTGACggtctctgtgttgtgtttggtgccactacacaacaacaacaacagaactgCTTGTCAGAACGTGGAGCAGCTCACTTTTCTgatttggtggggggggggagcaattATGTCTGGGGTGCAACACCATGAATGTCTTCCAGGTGAGAGAATTCGCCACCGTAAATCTCCAAATTCTAAAACAATGTTGTGTCTGCGGCTCTTCACTTAGTGTGGCCCTTCAcaagaaatatataaacacttGATTTCTGACGTTGTCGGACCAATCGtacagcaaaagaaaaaaatcttactgggaaatgtaaaaaatccCTAAAACCTTTTTTCTCAATTAGCCTTCTTGCTGAAGGTAAACTGGTCCTACATGAACAGTTTGTTATTTAAAGTCTTCAATGGGGAAATTTGGAATAAAACAATCTTGAGCTTTGTTGCATATTAATTAGTGAAGAGTGAAAAAAGTTGCTGGTTAAATATTCTAAAATTTGATGCAGAGCTGCTTATTGCAGTCATATCTAATtgtatctaaaaaataaaaacaagcttGTCTATTGCATCATCCCAGGTTTCATTAAATTATAGCGTCATTTTTTACTATTTTACTTCTAACCAGTGAGAAGGAGAGACGCTTAGACAAAACAAACACGTCGTCATGTGACTGAAACTGTTGAAGCTTTAGCAAAGAACGGTGAGTTCACTTTTCCTCAACGCAAGAGGCTGATTGAGAACATCAGTGTTTGggatttttttaattaagatTTACAAGTTCATGTTCAAGTTATTATTTGCATCTGTGCTATTCCTTCT
The window above is part of the Pseudoliparis swirei isolate HS2019 ecotype Mariana Trench chromosome 15, NWPU_hadal_v1, whole genome shotgun sequence genome. Proteins encoded here:
- the lin54 gene encoding protein lin-54 homolog; translated protein: MDVVSPELNSLLPDEIMDTEAIEDIPRSQPDVQSVPSDDAPVPMETDTPVASEHLSLCSNAHSAEHTKALATVTALGIGSGSQLPASISSTLPSLLTLKPAVAASIATTKTTDSLSGSSFSTGGLQRLTAPFTISAANHQFILNKVASSQATEAAKSAGISPQIIKQEGQKLLVTTIGKSGQPIVLQLPHAGGKPGISQTFGENKCQAQQFKVVTIGGRSELKPMVVGAGNQLTTIQAQQLKTVQIATKTPVSSAAPIKFIITKTINNKGLCPQTSVSPVIAGRVLTQTPSRTITLSEPHNSNLQCISGKKIAISPLKTPSKVTVVSVASPTSNASHKSLTVNVALGQQILTVQQSTSASPVKLTTSHPTTQNIKPMQSVTMGGVGGSQFKTIIPLASQPNVQQIQVPGSRFHYVRLVTATTASGSGHLGVPSTSSIQTAKPMVVSTGAVRMSVPIVPAQTIKQMVTKPLTSATVMTTTQTQQRLIMPATPLPQIQPNFTNLPPGTVLAPAPGGGNVGYAVVPAQYVTQLQQTPFVTLASSSGFPASTGIQTQARLPLNGLSPAETTSRPRKPCNCTKSQCLKLYCDCFANGEFCNNCNCNNCFNNLEHETERLKAIKTCLDRNPEAFKPKIGKGKEGESDRRHSKGCNCKRSGCLKNYCECYEAKIMCSSICKCIGCKNFEESPERKTLMHLADAAEVRVLQQTAAKTKLSSQISDLLMRTTPVISNGGGRLPYTFVTKEVLEATCECLMEQAKKAEQAHQPQVEAERMILEEFGHCLMRIISSAGKAKADCASINC